The following nucleotide sequence is from Tachyglossus aculeatus isolate mTacAcu1 chromosome 11, mTacAcu1.pri, whole genome shotgun sequence.
tcattattattattattaccaaacagaAGGAGATGGACCCAATTTAAAGCAGGTGTCTGTTGGACATAAGGCAGAACCttcgagactgtaaacttgttgtgggcagggaccgtatctaccaactctgttatattgtattcttccaagcgctaagtacagaactcagtaaatgtgattgatttattaattaacCATGTGCGGGGGTGGAATAGACAGCCAAGGAAGATTGGAAGGTTGGAGTGGGAGAAgccaaggaggtcagtgaggagtctgatgGAGAAGTCGAGTCAggttatgataagtgcttgggtcagtgtggtagcagtttttaTGGTGAGGAGGGGATGGATTGGTTGCTCTAGCAATGGGGGTGCCCTGAACTCTGAGCTCTGAAAAGCCTGTAATTCTGTTCCTCTAATCACGGTACTCtactgatttcattttttttgtttatttgtctgtgttgtgttttaatgtttcatcattcctcatGTATTTGTCTCAAGTCCCTTCTTTTCACTTAGATTCTGAGTCCCCCACAAGGGACGGGGGCACATCCAATCCCCTCCTGTGTGTTTTttccccagcagttaatacagtgctatatACACATTAAGGACTCAATAGGGTAAGAATATTAGTATTAGAGCTActactagagaaacagtgtggctccgtggaaagagcacgggcttcgcagtcagtggtcataggttcaaatcctggctccgccaattgtcactgtgtgactttgggcaagtcatttagcttctctgtgcctcggttacctcatctgcaaaatgggattgactgtgagccccccgtgggacaacctgatcatcttgtaacctccccagcgcttagaacagtgttttgcacatagtaagcatttaataaatgccattattattattattactactactagtaggtAGAACCCTCAGGATTTGATATTTGACTGCAAATGCAGGTTGAATTTGAacaatgaattgaggataatgccaaggtcgggGACTCATAGGGAGTTtggcggtgttgtctacagtgatgggaaagttgatgggaggagagggctggagtaggaagatggggagttctgttttggacacgttaaatttgaggtgttggcaggacgttcactagagatgtcctgaagataggaggaaatgcgatactacagaggagagagggctggggctggagaggtagatttggggatcagccATGTGGAGATAGTAGTAAAAGCCATGGAAcacatgagttctccaagggagtgggtgcaaatggagaatagaaagggacccagaactgagccttgagggaccccactgtaagggggtgggagacacaGGAGGGGCTAGCTAAAGAGACTAAGAAGGAGTGTCCAGAGATACAGggaaaaccagaagaggacagtattAGTGAAACcaagttagatagtgtttccaggagaaggggtggtcttatagtgttgaaagcagctgaaaggttgaggaggattaggatggattagggCCCATTGAATTTGGTAAGAAGGGGTCATTTGGAGACCTTGAAGggtgcagtttctgtggagtggaggggttgTTAGTCATGTcttagggggtcaaggagagagttggaggagaggaagaggaggcattgGGTGTAACCACCCTTTTTAGAGGAGTTAGGGAAGGAGtgaaaggagggaaatggggtgataactggagagtgCCGTGAGGATAagggagtttttttaggataagagatcaatcaatcaattaatggtatttatggagtacttactgtcggcagagaactttactaagccattgggagagtaacagatttggtagacatgttccctgcctacaaagaatttacaatctaggggaaatgtgggcatgtttgaaagcagtggggaaggagccattggagagggggtagttgaagatggtggtcagtgagggaaaaagggaggggattgagtgcttgaataaaatgagaagggatggggttggaggtagaAGGGGTGGGGTTGTGAAAAGAGGCCAGAGTTATTTTCTAGAGACATGGCTGGACAGATTAGAGAGTCGATGAGGGAGCAGGAAGACTGGAGAGGTGTGGGGGAGAGCTTAGGGAATTCACTcccgatggtttcaattttcttgaTGAAATAGACGGCAAGGTCACtggggtgggagatggaggaggctgGTGGAGCGGTgtctaaggagggagttaaaagtgagAAATAGGTGCAGGCAATGGGCATGGTCATCAGTAAGgttggagaagtattgttgctgggctgaggagagggcagagttcattcattcattcaatcatatttattgagtgcttactatgtgcagagcactgtattgcagTTGAGGAAGAGTTTGAGGTAGACAAGGTTGGCCTGATGTTTGGATTCCCTCCAGCAACGCTCTGCGTAGGTAGCACAAGAGTGGATGAACTCTACTgaacaggtgatccagggctgaagGTTGTTGGTAGGAGatgatggagggagaaggatgaaaGGAATCGAGTGCAgtggagagggcggagtcgagggcGTGGATTTGTGAGTCAAAAGGTGGTAGTTTGAGTAGGGAGACCAAAGGGAGTCTGATGATTTGGGATAATTGGAGGGGCCCAAGAGATAGATgtctctgtgggggtgggaggccgaACAATTCTCTTGGGAAGGGGTTGTGTGGTAGAGAAGGCAGTTGAGGAGGTTGTCAttggagagtgggatttcagggTTGCTGAATTTAGAGATCGTACTGTGCTTAGACATAATGAGATCAAGCGTGTGTCTAAATTAGTGAGagaggtggggtgaagcaggaaTAAGAGGAAACTGGTGGCTGTAAGGGTCGTCAGGAACGTTTACATGGATATTGAGGGCCCTGAGAAGTAGtgtagggatggggaaggagaaaaaggatgtGAAAAAGGCATCAGAagggttcagaaagttggaggcagGGCCTAGGGAAAGGCCTCAAATGACTGTAACAAGTAATTGGattaggtggcagaggtgggtgagTAAGATTTAAAGTGTTTCATTTGCCTCAAAACCAAAACGACAAAATTAGTTCACTTGCAACAGCTAAAGGTTTATTGAATGATAGGTATGGAGACAGAAAGAATGAGAGGAAAAATGAGCAGCTCCAACAGACACCGAAAAGCTATTCTTTTAAGGCAGGGAGAATTGGCGCACTCCTCTGTTTGGGGGGATTCTTCAGTTGACAGCTCTGTGCTGAACACTCTGCCGGGTTATCGTAGTCTTGTTTGCTTAACTTTAACCTCATATCGCTGATTTATGAGGAGACAACCTTGCCAGCCGTTAATTCTCCCATCCTTGCCCTGATTATGCTGgttttacttctctgtaaaaaaatgaaaaagcaagAATTTCAGAATCTCAGACCGAGAAGCACTCAAGATGCTAAATCTCAGTTTCAACCCCAGTCTCAGAAAACTTCggcagggctggagagatggCCACCCAATTTAATTTTATATAGAAAAATGGAATTCTCTGAAAAATGCAAGCGAGCACTGATAAGGGAAACCAAATCTTAGCTACCTCTTAATTGTACTGTGCTGCTTCCCCGTCGTACGTCCACACCTCCAGAACTCCTCGAGCCTGTGACTGAGGTCATACCCATGCCAGAAGCTACGCCCCCAGAGCCACTgtaaaaaaggaaagaaacaaaagTGATGATACTTCAATGTTTCTCTGTGGTGaaaggagttggggagggagggtgggagggggtggatttcAAACTCTCCCCATCACCTGGAGCAAGGATCATCAGATTTTCCCCAGACCACGGCTCTCTCATTTCcagagcctttctgaaatcccacctccttcaggagtggTTAATCCTTCTTCCCAGGTCgtagcctccattcattcattcattcagtcgtatttattgagtgcttacgatgtgcagagcactgtactaagcgcttaccccaGGGACCAACTCCAGCACCTCTGCACCATCTCTGAATTTAGGCTCTTACTGTAGCACTTATCTGCAACTAAGCTTACATACCCTGCTACTCAGTCACTTTCCTCACCCATATATCCaaatttccattctcttcttcctcatctgaaaattattttgcatccacctcccctgctagaatgtaacTTTCTTGAAGGCAAAGATCGTATCTTCTaactattaaactctcccaaacatttagtaaaaATGTgcagctcacagtaagtgctcagatgcCAGAAAGTGATTGATTAAGATGCCTGACTTTGGTAGGAGTGCATAAATACATctattcaattaatcagtcaatcactgactGATCGGggcttggtggataaagcacaggcctagaagccagaggacctgggttctaattctgcctctgctattTGCTtcctgtggaaccttgggcaagtcacttctctgtgcctcagtttcttcaactgcaataAGGAGAATTCAATacgagttctccctcctacttagactgtgagccccgtgtaagacggtgactgtgtccagcctgattagcttgtaactgccccagcacttggaatagtacctGACAtaaagtaagtggttaacaaataccccccaaaatgatatttattgaattctcactgtgcacagagtactgtattaagtgcttgggagagtacaataccatagagtaagtagacatgatcattgcccacaaggagcttaatagactagagggggagagagaaactgaATTACAGGTGGActcgtacagaagtgctgtggggctgggggtggagtgaatatcaaactgCTGAAGGGATACAGGCTcaagtgcagaagggaaggcTTAAACAGGGCTTCTACTGCCAGGATCTGATTTACTTTCTTCAAAATCAGATAGAGAAGGGCaaaaatatcaaaaataaaaTTCGCGAGGCATTTGAATAATGCTTACAATATCTTAAGCCTGGGCACACCCTAGTAATTACTTAGAAAATCAACTCTCGTTTCATAAATGCAGTCTACATCTTTTTGTTTCACGTTTTCAGAAACTCACCCCTTTATGAGCTCTCCAAATGAAGAAAATTCACTCTTTCACTCACCCTGCCTCTCCATCGAGAAGGCGGCGGTAGGTCTCGATCTCCTTCTCCAGGCGGGTCTTGATGTCCAGGAGCTGTTCGTACTCAGAGTTCTGGCATTCGGTCTCGCCTCGGATCTGGCAGATCTGCTCCTCCAGACTGCTGATCTGCTGCTGAATCTGGGAGAGCTGCATAACGTAGCTGGATTCTGTGTCCGCCAAGGTGCTCTCCAGGGAGCTTTGCTGCAAAGAAGTGAAGAAACGGTTAACACAAGGACAGGAGTCTGGGGCATAAGTGGTGGATTTTAGTGGCGGCAAAGTCTTCCCTCCCAACTTTTATCGACTTGGCCACATATTTTGCAGGAAGTTATTTTCTCCCGGCTTTAGGACTTCTATTTGGTGGCTTCCTTTAATTGCTCATATTTTGTGGCACAAACCTATTTCTCACCTACATTTCAGTGTGACACCTTGAGAGTTTCTTAAGTCACAAGGAATGTGCATGAAAGTGTTTCAGGGATTTAGAGGGGCCAATTGAGTTTGGGCCTTGACCCACCATGGACAGGAGGGACTGGAGTTCAATCTGTAGGCCCTGGAGGGTGCGTTTCAGTTCCGTTATCTCATTCTTGGCCGAGCTGGTTGCCCCGGCATCCGTGGAGATCTGGGCGTGCAGCGAAGCGCTCTGAAACAAGATCAGAGAACTGTGAATGAAACACCACGAGGCAGGAGAGGGGCAAGTTAGTTTGGTTTTGCAGTGTTCTGCAGTGACTCATCTTGGAGAAATGATTAACCTGCTTATTGAACTGGTCTTCGGCTTCTTTGCGATTCTGCTCAGCGAGAGCTTCGTATTGGGCACGCATGTCGTTGAGCATCTTGGTCAGGTCGGTTCCCGGAGCGGCGTTCATCTCCACGGTCACGTCCCCAGCCGTGGTTCCCTGCATGCCCTTCATTTCCTGGGGGAAGAGAAACCAACAGGAACGTTGATAGTGAAATTTCTCAGCTGCAGCAGCTCGCAGTAGAGGGGCAAGAGGATATAAAAAGGAAATCTCGGGGGAGGACAAGTTGGAAAGTCTTATTCAGTGCCCCTACCTCTTCGTGGTTCTTCTTGAGGAAGGCCAgctcttcagtaaggctttcgaACTGCATCTTCAGGTCAGATGTGCTCAGTTTCAGATCATCCAGAACCTTATGCAGGCCATTGATATCAGCCTCGACCGAGTGGCGAAGATATGCCTCATTCTCATACCTGAAAGATTTATGCGAATGTGGCTTGAGAATCACCACTTGGGATTGCTCTAAAAAGACCCGTTTACAATTCTCCGATATCCACCTTGTGTGAAGGGGTTCAAGCTGAGTGGCATCCTTTTTGCACATGCTAAAAAGCAAAGATCGCAAACCTTCCTTGACTCGCAAACCCCCTGTCAAAGAATTCTGCCGGACATAGAAAATCAGCATTCCTCCCCTTTTTGTTTTCAGCTTTAAATGCAGTTTTGACACTGGAATAAAACGGCATCAAGTAGCTTAAACCCTCTGCTTCTGGGATTATTTCCCCCTCCCTGTTCAAGGGCTCGGCTCCAAAGCTCACTTTTGGATTTCATCGTGCTTTGGGTTCCATCTCACTCCCCGGGCTTTGACTCCTATAGATCTGGgaccttgctctcccttctgccttctgtGATAGAGGGGTCCTAGTTCCCCATTCCTTTTGAGCACTCCAGAAATACCACAATAGGGAGTAGGAAAATCCCCAATAATTCTGGGCTGCAAGAGTGGCCCCCGGTACTCCCTAATGCTGTTCCTCAGGGTTCAAGCTCAGTGCTTCCCCAGAAATCATGAGCACTGTGGTTATTCCAGTGATTGACActccataaatgcttaataaataccataattataccgTGAACACGATAGGGTGAGGTAAAGGAGAGATGGTTCCAGAAGCTCCCTTCTCAGTTTCACGGTGGAGATGTGAACATTATTCTATAATGATCACCTTTTACTGCCAGGAAGACcataaatctatttttttttggATGTGTACATTATTTGAACACATATTCTCAACTCAGGCTTTACGAAACATCTTCCACTGATTCTACAGATAATATTTGGGCTTTGGCTCTGGATAAACTCTCTCCTCGTCCTTTTTGAGGAAGAGTAAATGAGCGGATAAAGGGTTGGATCCCATCTTACTCGGACATTTTTGGAATAAAATGACTCCAGGAGAACTTACTTCAGCCTGAAGTCCTCAGCAGCCAGCCTGGCATTGTCAATCGGGGAGACGATGCTGGCATTGTCAATAGTTGCTGCGATGATCTAGGAAATGCAAAGGTTCAGAAAGAAAGGATCAATGCATCTATAGACCCTGCCACTGATCAGTTCCGTTTGCAGAGAGGAAAAAGTGTTTGAAGACCAACGTTTTGTTTGAGGCAATTTCCAAGTGGATCTAACAACAGTTCAGATATTATATCATCAGGGTTTCTTTCAGTTAAAATGCAATTAGAGTTTTGGATATTTGAAACAACAGTTTACTGGCCCAAgatcttcacagagaagcagattTTTCCCTGCTCTGTTTGAATTAGCTGAACGAAAAACTCAAAAGAAGGAATCGGAACACGTGATTTCTTACCTTCTTCCGCAGATCATCGATGATGGGGTAATACTTGCTGTAGTCACGGCCAGATCCAGGATCCCTGGATCTGGGGCCGAATTTCTCGTACCACTCCTTGATTTTGACCTCCAGGTCGGTATTGGCCTCCTCCAGAGCTCGCACCTTGTCCAGGTAGCTCGCCAGGCGGTCGTTGAGGTTCTGCATGGTTTGCTTTTCGCCTCCAGAGAAAAGGCCGCCATCCCCAAGACCACCACCAAAACCAGCACCGCCACCGAAACCAGTACCGCCGCCGAAACCACCACCGGCACCGCCACCGACACCACCGCCATACATATGAAATCCTCCACTGGCTCCAGCGCCGTAACCTCCGCCGAATCCTGCCCCAGCACCTCCGTAACCTCCTACGACCGAGCTCCCGCATCCACCGCCGAAGCTTCCTCCGAATCCGCCACCTGCTCCCCCACCCATCCTACAGCTGCCGGCTCCTCCGGCCCCGTAGGCCGAGCCTCCCCCGATGCCGCAACGGCTTCCGCTGCTGAAACTGCTTCCTCCGGCGGACACTCGGACGGATCCACTCCCTCCGGACCGGCCGGCAGATCTAGCGAGGCAAGACATGATGCTTCAGCTGCAGTTGATCTTGTCCCACAGGAAAAGAGTGAGGATGAAGAGTGTCTCGATCTGGAGGCTCTTCGGTCTTTTTATACCGCTTTTCAGGGTGTTCCTACTATTCATTTCGCTTCATCATGATAGTTTTTCTTCTCTAATCCATGATGGGTTAATTCTTGTTAAGTAACCCCTCCCTATTGGGCCAATTTCCCTATTGGAAAAGGTCGGATAAAGGTTGGGTGGAGTGAAAATTGCTTCATGCTAATCCTTTAGAAGGGCAGGAGCCGTTATTTCTAAATTGCTTAGTTCTGCTCAGTTAGTGACAGAGCTCACTTCGCTGTACTTTGGCAACGTCTGAGGTGTACAAAATTTTTTTGAGGTCTTGGGCCAGAGATTCATCTGGGATCCTCCTGTGCTTGATTTCTGATGATTTAAAATCCAACTGGACATTTTTTATTTCATTCCCACTTGGTTCTTTTTCGAACTTAGAGAGGGCAAAGCATTTCTAATAAATTGGAAAGGCAAAAGTTTTTAAAAATGAGCTCTAATCCAGGTTTATCACCCCTGAACTGTTGGGAGGaacaatagtgtttattaagcgcttactgtgggcagaacactgtactaaccgttgggaaagaatacccagttGGGAATTAGATGTGGTCCCGGCTCTGGGTGGAGCTTTGTCCCTGGTCATCAACTACTTTGCTCTTGCTCTCCTGAGAAGACAGCAGTGAGTCAActggcagcatttactgagcgcctttgGAGAAttaggcactaaactaagcgctcgggtgagaACAGTGatagcattccctgcccttaagcactgtacaatttaatggggaagattgacaaaaaatatttactgaCCATGAAAGGCAGAGAAAGGGCAAGTAAGAAGCAGGAAGCAGTTCAAATATATCAGGGCTGAACagccaaaacaaataaataataataataataataatggcatttgttaagtgcttactatttgcaaagcactgttctaagcactggggaggttacaaggtgatcaggttgtctcgggggggctcacagttttaatccccattttacagatgaggtaactgaggcacagagaataataataataataataatggcatttgttaagcgcttactatgtgcaaagcactgttcgaagcgctgggggggggatacaaggtgatcaggttgttccacgtggggctcccagtcttaatccccattttacagatgagggaactgaggcccagagaagtgaagtgacttgcccaaagtcacacagctgacagttggcggagctgggatttgaacccgtgacctctgactccaaagcccgtgctctttccaactgagccactgcttctcaacaaataattgaatgttcAGATAAAGAACATAAAAGTACATGAAAATCGTACACATGTACCCACAGGCTGAAGGTAGGAAGTTGCAGAGGGCCGAGACCCCTGAAGTGGTACCTAAACCCCTCCTCTCGTGGCTCGTTTCCAAAGAATTATTTGCTCCTCCGTCAGAGTTAGTCACGTTTCAGTTTCCCTCAGAGACGCCTTGCTTCACaacaaataattgaatgttcAGATAAAGAACATAAAAGTACATGAAAATCGTGCACATGTACCCACAGGCTGAAGGTAGGAAGTTGCAGAGGGCCGAGACCCCTGCAGTGGTACCTAAACCCCTACGCTCGTGGCTCGTTTCCGAAGAATTATTTGCTCCTCGGTCAGAGTTAATCACGTTTCAGTTTCCCTCAGTGACGCCTTGCTTCACaacaaataattgaatgttcAGATAAAGAACATAAAAGTACATGAAAATCGTGCACATGTACCCACAGGCTGAAGGTAGGAAGTTGCAGAGGGCCGAGACCCCTGAAGTGGTACCTAAACCCCTCCGCTCGTGGCTCGTTTCCAAAGAATTATTTGCTCCTCGGTCAGAGTTAGTCACGTTTCAGTTTCCCTCAGAGACGCCTTACTTCACaacaaataattgaatgttcAGATAAAGAACATAAAAGTACATGAAAATCGTGCACATGTACCCACAGGCTGAAGGTAGGAAGTTGCAGAGGGCCGAGACCCCTGCAGTGGTACCTAAACCCCTCCGCTCGTGGCTCGTTTCCAAAGAATTATTTGCTCCTCGGTCAGAGTTAATCACGTTTCAGTTTCCCTCAGTGACGCCTTGCTTCACaacaaataattgaatgttcAGATAAAGAACATAAAAGTACATGAAAATTGTACACATGTACCCACAGGCTGAAGGTAGGAAGTTGCAGAGGGCCGAGACCCCTGCAGTGGTACCTAAACCCCTCTGCTCGTGGCTCGTTTCCAAAGAATTATTTGCTTCTAGGTCAGAGTTAGTCACATTTCAGTTTCCCTCAGAGACGCCTTGGTAAACTGACAGGCCGTCTTACgcttgttattatttttttaatccagAGGTAATTACAAGCACCATTCCCTCCCCACGTTTTGGGGTTCCCAATGGGCATCGCAGCCACCCTAGCCAAGGTGATGTCTGATTTTGCACATCCGTGGAGCGTCTTAGTCAGCAAGCCTCAGCATACCCACTCAGGATGAAGTAGCTGACTAAGTAGGCGTTAGGATGTTCTGAGAGATGGTTTGTAAAGAAATGAGAGCAGATTAAGGTCAGCGAGCCTAGATTCACCAAAGCCCCTCTGAATCAGATGTTTGCTACGGGTTTCTGGAGGGAGGATTTAAGAAACTTTTTGTGGTGTCGGGAGTTTCTTTTTCATCCTGCCGTGTAAACTCAAGGTAAACTCACCGAATTGT
It contains:
- the LOC119935112 gene encoding keratin, type I cytoskeletal 24-like codes for the protein MSCLARSAGRSGGSGSVRVSAGGSSFSSGSRCGIGGGSAYGAGGAGSCRMGGGAGGGFGGSFGGGCGSSVVGGYGGAGAGFGGGYGAGASGGFHMYGGGVGGGAGGGFGGGTGFGGGAGFGGGLGDGGLFSGGEKQTMQNLNDRLASYLDKVRALEEANTDLEVKIKEWYEKFGPRSRDPGSGRDYSKYYPIIDDLRKKIIAATIDNASIVSPIDNARLAAEDFRLKYENEAYLRHSVEADINGLHKVLDDLKLSTSDLKMQFESLTEELAFLKKNHEEEMKGMQGTTAGDVTVEMNAAPGTDLTKMLNDMRAQYEALAEQNRKEAEDQFNKQSASLHAQISTDAGATSSAKNEITELKRTLQGLQIELQSLLSMQSSLESTLADTESSYVMQLSQIQQQISSLEEQICQIRGETECQNSEYEQLLDIKTRLEKEIETYRRLLDGEAGGSGGVASGMGMTSVTGSRSSGGVDVRRGSSTVQLREK